The following nucleotide sequence is from Litoribrevibacter albus.
CAGTTAGCAGGTACTGCTGTACAGGTAGAGACTGCAGAAATAGCAGTGGATATTGCTTCCTCTTTGGTGGATCAGGATGGTTCAGAATCTTTAGTTGTATCATTAACTGGCTTCCCGGAAGGTACTACGTTCAGCCAAGGTGAGTTGGTTGGAGGAAATTGGGTTATTGATTTAGATTCGGATTCTATCGAAGGTCTTACTATGACTTTGCCTGTCCCTGCGAGTGATTTTGATCTACAGGTTACGGCAACTTCTACAGATAGTAATGGTTCTACGGCGGAAACAGATCTGACAATTCCTGTATCAGTGTTTGATACCAGTGGTTCTGACAGTGCTCAAGTTGGTCTGCAAGGCAGTTATTATGGCTTTAACCGAGTTGAATTCGGTAACAACAATATCGAAAGCATTAGCGAAGCGCGTACGGTCATTAATAATCAACCTATCGATGCCACCTTTACCGCAACGACTCTCGACTATAGTTATGGTTCTGGTGATGATTTGGCTCGTAATAATCATCTACAGGAGTTTTTGGGAGCGGATGCTGATTCATTGTCTAGTGATCCAAGTAACAGAGAGCATGCCTTACTGCACATGGAAGGTAAGATCTACTTGACCGAAGGGACGTATGCTTTCCAGGTAACTGCAGACGATGGCTATCAAATCCTGATTGATGGTGTTTCTGTTGCTGAATACGATGGTAACCAAGGTGCTACGACCCGTAATCCTGACAATTACTCGAATGGTCACGTGTATTTCGATATCGATACTGCAGGCGCTCATGACATTGAAATCATCTATTGGGATCAGGGTGGAGCGTATCAGTTCCGTGCAGAAATCACTGATGATAATGGTCAGACATGGAATACGTTGGACGGTCAATATTTAAGAAGCTCTGAGACGAATGCTGACATGCTTGTGGGCGATGATTCAGCTAATGAGTTGGTTGGTCTCTTGGTGGATGACAATATCTTTGGTCAGGATGGAAACGATACCATTATCGGTAATGCAGGTGATGATTATCTTTCCGGCGGGCAGGGTAGTGATACCTTTGTGTGGGAATCGGGTGACGACGGTACCGTTAGTGATGTTGCTGTTGATGTCATCAAAGACTTCCAGACAGGCCAGAACGGTGACGTTCTCGATCTTTCTGATTTGTTGATTGATGAGCAAAACAACTCACTGGAACAGTACTTGAGCTTTGAAAGCGATGGTATGAATACAGTGGTGAGTGTAAAAGCGGATGGTACTAATGTGACTCAGAAAATCACTCTGGAAGGCGTGAATCTGACAGGTCCGGATGCCGATATCATTAATCAACTTATTCAGGATGGTAATTTGGATGTGGATCAGTAATGATCCACTCCTTTTGATTCCGATGAAGTCTGTGAATTTCAGACAATAAAAAAGGAGCCTAAATATCGGCTCCTTTTTTATGTGGTGTATTTATACCGGAATGTCCTCAACGGCTCTAAAGCATATCGTCGTCGCTCAAGAGAGAAGGGTTTTCCTGATTGAGCAGAGAACGTAGTTTCTGACGAGAAACCAGTTTTTGCTGAACGGCATCTGGTAGATCAGTGAATAAGATCACTTGTTTTTCGATCAGAACCTGAATCAGATCTTCCGCAACCCGAGCTAATTCGCTGTCCGATTCTCTCAGTGCTTTAAGCGCTTCATCCTGATCTGGTTCCATCCCTAGGAAGCTCACAACCTCTGGATCTGTAGTGGGAAGATATTCATCATGGTCCCCCTCTCGCTGAGAGGTTAATGCAATGATATTTCCTTGGGCATCGCGTTTTATAAAAGGCATGAGAATATCTTCCTGATCTGTTTTTAGGAGAACTTTTTACCAGGTGGTAATTGTTCTGCTTCAGGTGCTTTCACTTCTAATGAATTTAATAAGCGACCTAGCGCACGTAATACCTGATACTTTGAAAGTGTCAGTTCACTTTGGGCTTGGACGTATTGGTTCTTAGCACGAAGAAGCTCATTCTCTGAATCTAGCACATCCAGCAGACTGCGTTGACCGATGCGAAACTGTTGCTCGTAAGCTTTCTGTGTTTCTTGGGTAGATTCAACGTAGTCTTTTAGATAGGCCACTCGATTGTCTGAGGATTTGTAGGCATTCCAGGCAACTTCCGAGTTTTTACGAACTTCACGAAGTTGTGCATCCAGCTCGTATTGAGATTTCTCATATTGGCTCATGGCCTGGCGCTGGCTGGCATCGGTGAAGCCACCCTGGAATAGGTTGTATTCCATTTTTAGCATGATGTAGGCATCGTCATTACGTCCGGCTGAACCGTCCAGGTTGTTGTTCCAAGACGCACCGGATTCGATGAAGAAATTAGGGTAATAGTCACCTTCTACCGCTTCTACATTCATCTCTTGCGCTTTTACCTGATGACGGCCTGAAAGAACCGATGGGTGGTTAGCCAATGCAAGATCAATCGCCTCGCCCTTGTTCTGTGGCAAATCGTAGTCAAAATACGGCATGTTGGTTAATTCAGGTGGGTTCACTCCAACTAGCTCGTAGTATTGGCTTTCTGCGTCGTACAAGTTGTTCAGCGCCGTCTCTAAGTTAGAACGGGCCAGGGCCAAACGTGCACGGATTTGACTGATGTTGGCTTTGTTGTCGGCACCCGACTTTACTCGCATTTGAATTTGGTCGTAAATGCGTTGATGTGACAACAGGTTTTCTTTACTGTTTTTGACAACCTGATTTGATTCAACAACAGCAATGTAGGCATTAACAACGCGAATAGCGACATCTTCAGCGACTTCAATCAACTGATAATCTGCCGCATCCAAACGAGATTGCTCTCTGGCTCGTTCACTTTGCATTTTAAAGCCATCAAAGAGGTTTTGAGTAACCAAAACTTGAGCTTCACGACGCTTCAGTGTTTCTGAACCACCGCCAGCAACAGTGCGTGTCGTATTGTTTTCGCTGTTTTCAGGGCCGATACCTGCAGAAAGTAAAATCTGCGGTAAATAGCGTGAATAGGCTTTTTGTTCTTCATCGCGAACGGTTGCGTGTTCTTTTATCTGAGCCTGAACTTCTGGATGGTTCTTAATCGCAACACGGATGGATTCTTCCAAACTGTTCGCTAGAGAAAGATTACTCAAGCCAAACAAGCCTGTCAGACTGAATACAGTAAAGGCTTTTTTAAACCTTAAAGAGGCATTTTTCGATTTGTTAGTCATGGTTGTATCCGGAACAATTTATAAATTGTTTTTATAGTTCAGTATTAATTCGGTTCTGTTTTTAATAGATAACTTTTCGTAAATAGCAGAAAGATGTGCTTTGACGGTTCTTTCTGAAATGTTCAGGTTCGATGCAATTTCTTTGTTGCTGATACCTGTTATAACTTCTTTTGCGACAGAGACTTCTTTAGGGGTTAGTTGATTAAGTGCTGCTGTGTTCGAGCTTGCTAACCCTTGCTTTAAGCCTTCTACAATGGATGCGCCAAGCCATACATCACCGGCTTTAACCAGGTTGATGGCGGCGATCATGCGATCTCTGTGGCTGTATAGGTTTCCGTAACCTCTATAGCCGTGTTGTAACGCTTCTATTCCCTCATTAAAGCTTGGGGTGGGGGTCAATAGAATAACGTTAAAGCCTTCTTTAAAGAGCTCGGCGCGCACTATATCACAGAGTGTTTTTTGTTCAATCAAAACTAAATTTGTTTTGTGCTGTGAAAGCACCAACAAGGCTTCGTCTTTGGTGTTTGCACAATGAAGGTTAAACTCACTTCTAAGTTGATCGACTAAAAAATCTTCAATATCTGAAGACGCAATCAGGATTACATCTGTTTTGATCGTATGGGTTAGCTGAGCACTCATTTTTCCGTCAGTGCCCTCTCTTTGGCTTTGAAGATAGGTTTAAGCAAGTAATCCATGATGGTTTTTTTGCCCGTCAGAATATCTACATTCGTTGTCATCCCTGGAATGATGGGTAATTCCTGGGAATCTTCACCCAAGAAACTCCGATCGGTTTTAACCCGAACCAGGTAATAACTTTCGTCTTTCTCATTGGTGATTGAGTCGGCACTAATGTGAACGACGGAACCTTCCAGACCTCCGTAAATGGCAAAGTCATAGGCAGTGAACTTCACAATCGCTGGCTGGCCAGGGTAAATTCGGGCGATATCGGCCGGTCTGACTTTAG
It contains:
- a CDS encoding TolC family outer membrane protein, producing MTNKSKNASLRFKKAFTVFSLTGLFGLSNLSLANSLEESIRVAIKNHPEVQAQIKEHATVRDEEQKAYSRYLPQILLSAGIGPENSENNTTRTVAGGGSETLKRREAQVLVTQNLFDGFKMQSERAREQSRLDAADYQLIEVAEDVAIRVVNAYIAVVESNQVVKNSKENLLSHQRIYDQIQMRVKSGADNKANISQIRARLALARSNLETALNNLYDAESQYYELVGVNPPELTNMPYFDYDLPQNKGEAIDLALANHPSVLSGRHQVKAQEMNVEAVEGDYYPNFFIESGASWNNNLDGSAGRNDDAYIMLKMEYNLFQGGFTDASQRQAMSQYEKSQYELDAQLREVRKNSEVAWNAYKSSDNRVAYLKDYVESTQETQKAYEQQFRIGQRSLLDVLDSENELLRAKNQYVQAQSELTLSKYQVLRALGRLLNSLEVKAPEAEQLPPGKKFS
- a CDS encoding tryptophan synthase subunit beta like protein — encoded protein: MPFIKRDAQGNIIALTSQREGDHDEYLPTTDPEVVSFLGMEPDQDEALKALRESDSELARVAEDLIQVLIEKQVILFTDLPDAVQQKLVSRQKLRSLLNQENPSLLSDDDML
- a CDS encoding response regulator transcription factor — encoded protein: MSAQLTHTIKTDVILIASSDIEDFLVDQLRSEFNLHCANTKDEALLVLSQHKTNLVLIEQKTLCDIVRAELFKEGFNVILLTPTPSFNEGIEALQHGYRGYGNLYSHRDRMIAAINLVKAGDVWLGASIVEGLKQGLASSNTAALNQLTPKEVSVAKEVITGISNKEIASNLNISERTVKAHLSAIYEKLSIKNRTELILNYKNNL